In the genome of Nocardioides seonyuensis, one region contains:
- the fliF gene encoding flagellar basal-body MS-ring/collar protein FliF — MRTGVTRALEGPLSSFKAFSAGQKVVAVVGTLALLLAAFMVFRWASAPSYAPLYTNLSSEDAAAVVEQLDADGVPYEIGGGGGTISVPRKDVYSTRIALSGEGLPSESSEGGYALLDGQDISTSQFKEQTDFKRAMEGELAATVEAIDGVDTAVVHLALPPKQVFAEEQEPATASILVDTHAGTELGADQVQGVVHLVASSIDGLDPSKVTVTDSAGRVLTDGEGANGSASGQYRQVQEYQDQLNGKVQSMLDRVFGPGNSTVQVTAVLDFDRKVTESTTYGRQQRVPTLAESKQKETYSGGAGAGQASGVVGPDAQLETNGGGADGSYNNSATVRENGVDKVVEQAEAAPGSVENLHAAVVVDTNAEVAVDPAEIEDLVAAAIGLDTERGDSIQTSVVPFDNSVEEANLAALAAAKEADAAAARNTWIRNGVLGGVVLLLLGLVWRRSRKNSSAREEATSYVVEQLRQEQADRAALAAQQRLDAEAALQLSSAPVPSSAETEMREELAALVERQPDEVAALLRGWLVERS, encoded by the coding sequence ATGAGAACCGGAGTCACGCGCGCGCTCGAGGGGCCCCTCAGCTCCTTCAAGGCCTTCAGCGCCGGCCAGAAGGTCGTTGCCGTCGTCGGGACCCTGGCCCTGCTGCTCGCCGCCTTCATGGTGTTCCGCTGGGCGTCGGCACCGTCCTACGCCCCTCTCTACACGAACCTGTCGTCCGAGGACGCCGCCGCGGTCGTCGAGCAGCTCGACGCCGACGGCGTGCCGTACGAGATCGGTGGTGGTGGCGGCACGATCTCGGTGCCGCGCAAGGACGTCTACTCCACCCGGATCGCCCTCAGCGGCGAGGGGCTGCCCTCCGAGAGCAGCGAGGGTGGCTACGCCCTGCTCGACGGCCAGGACATCTCGACCTCGCAGTTCAAGGAGCAGACCGACTTCAAGCGCGCGATGGAGGGCGAGCTCGCCGCCACGGTCGAGGCAATCGACGGCGTCGACACCGCCGTGGTCCACCTCGCCCTGCCGCCCAAGCAGGTCTTCGCCGAGGAGCAGGAGCCGGCCACGGCCTCGATCCTCGTCGACACCCACGCCGGCACCGAGCTCGGCGCCGACCAGGTCCAGGGCGTCGTCCACCTGGTCGCCTCCAGCATCGACGGGCTCGACCCCTCGAAGGTCACCGTGACCGACTCGGCCGGCCGCGTGCTGACCGACGGCGAGGGAGCCAACGGCTCCGCGAGCGGTCAGTACCGTCAGGTCCAGGAGTACCAGGACCAGCTCAACGGCAAGGTGCAGTCGATGCTCGACCGGGTCTTCGGCCCCGGCAACAGCACCGTCCAGGTCACCGCGGTGCTCGACTTCGACCGCAAGGTCACCGAGTCCACGACCTACGGCCGGCAGCAGCGGGTCCCCACCCTGGCTGAGTCGAAGCAGAAGGAGACCTACTCGGGCGGGGCCGGTGCCGGGCAGGCGAGCGGCGTCGTCGGGCCCGACGCCCAGCTGGAGACCAACGGCGGGGGCGCTGACGGCAGCTACAACAACTCCGCCACGGTGCGCGAGAACGGCGTGGACAAGGTCGTGGAGCAGGCCGAGGCCGCCCCGGGCTCGGTCGAGAACCTCCACGCGGCCGTCGTCGTCGACACCAACGCCGAGGTCGCTGTCGACCCGGCCGAGATCGAGGACCTGGTCGCCGCGGCGATCGGGCTCGACACCGAGCGCGGCGACTCCATCCAGACCTCCGTCGTGCCCTTCGACAACTCCGTCGAGGAGGCCAACCTGGCAGCCCTCGCGGCGGCCAAGGAGGCCGACGCGGCTGCAGCCCGCAACACCTGGATCCGCAACGGCGTGCTGGGTGGCGTCGTGCTCCTGCTCCTGGGGCTCGTCTGGCGCCGTTCGCGCAAGAACAGCAGCGCCCGCGAGGAGGCGACGTCCTACGTCGTCGAGCAGCTTCGCCAGGAGCAGGCCGACCGTGCCGCCCTCGCTGCCCAGCAGCGCCTCGACGCCGAGGCAGCGCTGCAGCTCTCCTCCGCACCCGTCCCGTCGAGCGCCGAGACGGAGATGCGCGAGGAGCTCGCCGCCCTGGTCGAGCGCCAGCCGGATGAAGTCGCTGCCCTCCTGCGCGGCTGGCTGGTGGAGCGGTCGTGA
- the fliE gene encoding flagellar hook-basal body complex protein FliE → MSVSGIESIGFTPYVAPVATPSAAPAATSGPSSEFGSMLVDGIERLEGLQDKADSLAVQAASGTLPNIHDYTLAATEAEVATKLTVAVRNKAIEAFTEIMRMQVG, encoded by the coding sequence ATGAGCGTCAGCGGCATCGAGAGCATCGGGTTCACCCCCTACGTCGCACCCGTCGCGACGCCGTCGGCGGCGCCCGCGGCGACCAGCGGCCCCAGCAGCGAGTTCGGCAGCATGCTGGTCGACGGCATCGAGCGCCTGGAGGGCCTGCAGGACAAGGCTGACTCGCTGGCCGTCCAGGCCGCCTCCGGCACCCTGCCCAACATCCACGACTACACCCTCGCCGCGACCGAGGCCGAGGTCGCCACCAAGCTGACCGTCGCCGTGCGCAACAAGGCCATCGAGGCGTTCACCGAGATCATGCGGATGCAGGTCGGATGA
- a CDS encoding flagellar basal body rod protein FlgC gives MGAFDMLRIANSSLGMHQTWLDSLAHNISNANTVTSTAEDAFQGQMVVATARPEGGVDVSGIRLSDAEGVLTHAPDHPLADADGMVRRPDIDMTVQMSSLIQAQRGFQASVTVTKTAQDTYSAAIQIGQGR, from the coding sequence ATGGGCGCCTTCGACATGCTGCGCATCGCCAACAGCAGCCTGGGCATGCACCAGACCTGGCTCGACTCGCTGGCCCACAACATCTCCAACGCGAACACGGTCACCTCGACCGCTGAGGACGCGTTCCAGGGCCAGATGGTGGTCGCGACCGCCCGTCCCGAGGGCGGCGTCGACGTCAGCGGCATCCGCCTCAGCGACGCCGAGGGCGTGCTGACCCACGCCCCCGACCACCCGCTGGCGGACGCCGACGGAATGGTCCGCCGGCCCGACATCGACATGACCGTCCAGATGAGCTCGCTCATCCAGGCCCAGCGCGGCTTCCAGGCCTCGGTCACCGTCACCAAGACCGCCCAGGACACCTACTCGGCAGCGATCCAGATCGGACAGGGACGATGA
- the flgB gene encoding flagellar basal body rod protein FlgB → MSSVLATTLDGLATRQSVIADNIANVDTPGFRAVSVDFESSLSAALQRGEMPTSGVSASTLPSNAPAGTDGNNVDLRQETLSAVQTQFQYQMMTRAVSDRFSLVRTAAGAA, encoded by the coding sequence GTGTCGTCCGTCCTTGCGACGACCCTCGACGGCCTCGCGACCCGTCAGAGCGTGATCGCCGACAACATCGCGAACGTCGACACCCCCGGCTTCCGGGCGGTCAGCGTCGACTTCGAGTCGAGCCTGAGCGCGGCCCTCCAGCGCGGCGAGATGCCCACCTCCGGGGTGAGCGCGTCGACGCTTCCGTCCAACGCCCCGGCCGGCACCGACGGCAACAACGTCGACCTGCGCCAGGAGACGCTCTCGGCGGTCCAGACGCAGTTCCAGTACCAGATGATGACGCGCGCGGTGTCCGACCGCTTCTCGCTGGTCCGGACCGCAGCAGGTGCGGCCTGA
- the fliS gene encoding flagellar export chaperone FliS, with translation MNTTTNPYLQASVQTASPSRLLVMLYDRLVLDCRRALEAQEAGNHPAAHGALTHAQDIVAELQGSLRPELWDGAEMLNSLYSHLLVQLVQANVQRDAALTTHCLDLVTGLADAWRQAAMDNAKSA, from the coding sequence ATGAACACCACCACGAACCCCTACCTGCAGGCCTCGGTGCAGACCGCGAGCCCCTCGCGACTGCTCGTGATGCTGTACGACAGGCTGGTCCTGGACTGCCGCCGGGCCCTCGAGGCCCAGGAGGCCGGCAACCACCCGGCCGCCCATGGTGCCCTCACCCACGCCCAGGACATCGTGGCCGAGCTGCAGGGCAGCCTGCGACCCGAACTGTGGGACGGCGCGGAGATGCTGAACAGCCTCTACTCCCACCTCCTCGTCCAGCTCGTGCAGGCCAACGTGCAGCGCGACGCCGCGCTGACCACCCACTGCCTCGACCTGGTCACCGGTCTGGCGGACGCCTGGCGCCAGGCGGCCATGGACAACGCGAAGTCCGCGTGA
- the fliD gene encoding flagellar filament capping protein FliD, with the protein MSGSASIGGLASGLDTVSIVNQLMQLEAVPQSRMQTRVSTEQRAVNAMQTLNSRLASLATTAADLAKPTAWSKLTATSSLKDVTVTVGASAAAGAFSVQVDRTALSHRLEHASAVGYDAPGTVPTSVRIDRLDGTVAQDLTTDGTLRGLVTAINDPANKTGLRATAVRVGADASGQDQFRLVVESVATGASSDFTLRDAADGTSPILGGASTRVGRDAQVTVGGGIVATSATNTFKDLVPGVDITLGAAATGLADIELKLDPAATIRSVKSAVDAINSVLTEIDSLTSYNPATKAKGMLAGDSSVRELRGRLLDTVFPTDGTSLSTLGIQTDKNGRLVLDEAKLSEAYKADPDAVQRRLTADGTGFLDRVAEVATAASDKATGTLTQAITGRTSTIERLNDGIEAWDLRLELRRTALTRQFTALETALSQMNSQSSWLAGQISSLASSSGS; encoded by the coding sequence ATGAGCGGATCCGCGAGCATCGGCGGACTGGCGAGCGGACTCGACACCGTCTCGATCGTCAACCAGCTCATGCAGCTCGAGGCCGTGCCCCAGTCGCGCATGCAGACCCGGGTGAGCACCGAGCAGCGCGCCGTCAACGCGATGCAGACCCTCAACAGCCGCCTCGCCTCGCTGGCCACCACGGCCGCCGACCTCGCCAAGCCGACTGCGTGGAGCAAGCTCACCGCGACCTCCTCCCTCAAGGACGTCACCGTCACCGTCGGGGCCAGCGCCGCGGCGGGGGCGTTCAGCGTCCAGGTCGACCGCACGGCTCTGAGCCACCGGCTCGAGCACGCCAGCGCCGTGGGCTACGACGCTCCTGGCACGGTTCCGACGTCGGTCAGGATCGACCGGCTCGACGGGACGGTGGCGCAGGACCTGACCACCGACGGCACCCTCCGCGGCCTGGTCACCGCGATCAACGACCCCGCCAACAAGACCGGCCTTCGGGCCACCGCCGTACGAGTCGGTGCCGACGCCTCCGGCCAGGACCAGTTCCGCCTCGTCGTCGAGTCGGTCGCCACCGGTGCCTCGTCAGACTTCACACTCCGCGACGCCGCCGACGGGACCTCACCGATCCTCGGTGGGGCGAGCACCCGGGTCGGCCGCGACGCCCAGGTCACCGTGGGCGGTGGCATCGTCGCCACCTCGGCGACCAACACGTTCAAGGACCTGGTGCCCGGCGTCGACATCACCCTCGGCGCAGCCGCCACCGGCCTCGCCGACATCGAGCTGAAACTGGATCCGGCCGCCACCATCCGGTCGGTGAAGTCCGCCGTCGACGCCATCAACTCCGTGCTCACGGAGATCGACTCGCTCACCTCCTACAACCCTGCGACCAAGGCCAAGGGCATGCTGGCCGGTGACTCCAGCGTCCGCGAGCTGCGCGGCCGCCTCCTCGACACCGTCTTCCCGACCGACGGCACCAGCCTCTCCACCCTGGGGATCCAGACCGACAAGAACGGCCGTCTGGTCCTCGACGAGGCCAAGCTGAGCGAGGCCTACAAGGCCGACCCGGACGCCGTGCAGCGGCGGCTCACCGCCGACGGGACGGGGTTCCTCGACCGGGTCGCCGAGGTGGCCACCGCCGCCAGCGACAAGGCGACCGGGACGCTCACCCAGGCCATCACCGGCCGCACCAGCACGATCGAGAGGCTCAACGACGGCATCGAGGCCTGGGACCTGCGACTGGAGCTGCGACGGACCGCACTCACTCGCCAGTTCACCGCCCTCGAGACCGCGCTGAGCCAGATGAACAGCCAGTCCTCGTGGCTGGCCGGCCAGATCTCCAGCCTCGCGTCATCATCGGGAAGCTAA
- a CDS encoding flagellin — MGLRINQNIDAFNSYRNLSVTQGQMSKSLEKLSSGFRINRAADDAAGLAISEGLRSQVGGLKVAARNAQDGISVVQTAEGALTEVHSILQRLRDLGVQGANDSNNTEARANIKTEADSLVKELGRIGDSTNFNGAKLLDGSAGTMHFQVGADGDANSRISVDLSGANVKGISNTLSAPTTGATMDVLTPTDVTGTMTFSTRSVVGGNNVDTTITTANLGAAGTYKTVGELADALNKDAAFSGELSASVNKDNQLVVTAKDGAAVFGGAAAGTHAAAGTGAAASTAVVAGPGTGLDFSTADGAQAAIKTVDAQIKNVSTARAGLGAMQNRFEHTINNLNVAVENLSASESRIRDTDMAQEMMSFTRAQILSQAGTAMLAQANQAPQGVLSLLR, encoded by the coding sequence ATGGGTCTCCGCATCAACCAGAACATCGACGCCTTCAACTCGTACCGCAACCTGTCGGTCACGCAGGGCCAGATGTCCAAGTCGCTCGAGAAGCTGTCGAGCGGATTCCGCATCAACCGGGCCGCCGACGACGCCGCCGGCCTGGCCATCTCCGAGGGCCTGCGCTCGCAGGTCGGTGGCCTCAAGGTCGCCGCCCGCAACGCGCAGGACGGCATCTCGGTCGTCCAGACCGCAGAAGGTGCGCTGACCGAGGTCCACTCGATCCTGCAGCGTCTGCGTGACCTGGGTGTCCAGGGCGCCAACGACAGCAACAACACCGAGGCTCGCGCCAACATCAAGACCGAGGCCGACAGCCTCGTCAAGGAGCTCGGTCGGATCGGCGACTCGACCAACTTCAACGGTGCCAAGCTGCTCGACGGCTCCGCCGGCACGATGCACTTCCAGGTCGGTGCCGACGGCGACGCCAACAGCCGCATCTCGGTCGACCTGTCCGGTGCGAACGTCAAGGGCATCTCCAACACCCTGAGCGCTCCCACCACCGGTGCCACCATGGACGTCCTCACCCCGACCGACGTGACCGGCACGATGACGTTCAGCACCCGCAGTGTCGTGGGCGGCAACAACGTCGACACCACCATCACCACCGCCAACCTGGGTGCCGCTGGCACCTACAAGACGGTCGGTGAGCTGGCTGACGCCCTCAACAAGGACGCCGCGTTCTCCGGGGAGCTCAGCGCCTCGGTGAACAAGGACAACCAGCTGGTCGTCACCGCCAAGGACGGCGCGGCCGTGTTCGGTGGCGCCGCCGCCGGCACCCACGCCGCCGCAGGTACGGGCGCCGCGGCGTCCACCGCGGTCGTCGCAGGTCCCGGCACCGGACTGGACTTCAGCACCGCTGACGGAGCCCAGGCCGCGATCAAGACGGTCGACGCGCAGATCAAGAACGTCTCCACCGCTCGCGCCGGCCTGGGTGCCATGCAGAACCGGTTCGAGCACACCATCAACAACCTCAACGTGGCCGTCGAGAACCTGTCGGCCTCCGAGAGCCGGATCCGCGACACCGACATGGCTCAGGAGATGATGAGCTTCACTCGGGCGCAGATCCTGTCGCAGGCGGGCACCGCGATGCTCGCCCAGGCCAACCAGGCCCCCCAGGGTGTGCTGTCTCTGCTCCGCTGA
- a CDS encoding sigma-70 family RNA polymerase sigma factor has protein sequence MQPTDSPRDITVDDLVTSNIPLVGHLVRETLARVPGHVDRDDLTSAGLTALVQAAQAYDAERGVPFARYAATRVRGALLDELRGVDWATRGVRRRARDLDETRTRLTYSLGRTPTDKEVAGALGMPLEEVLANKEDIARAQVLSLEAGEEQGSFAEVLPSRTPTPEQALEHDELLSYLGDAVAELPAKLRIVVEGYFLAERPMAELAAELGVSESRVSQLRAEAMVLLRDGINSQLDPHLVQRHERPEGVAARRREAYYAAVAERHAVVRPAAARFATSA, from the coding sequence GTGCAGCCGACAGACAGCCCTCGCGACATCACCGTCGACGACCTGGTGACCTCCAACATCCCGCTCGTGGGACACCTCGTGCGAGAGACCCTCGCCAGGGTCCCCGGCCACGTCGACCGCGACGACCTGACCTCCGCCGGTCTCACGGCGCTGGTCCAGGCCGCCCAGGCCTACGACGCCGAGCGCGGGGTGCCGTTCGCCCGCTACGCCGCCACCCGGGTGCGCGGTGCATTGCTCGACGAGCTGCGCGGCGTGGACTGGGCCACAAGGGGAGTACGACGTCGTGCTCGCGACCTGGACGAGACCCGCACGAGGCTCACCTACTCGCTCGGCCGCACCCCTACCGACAAGGAGGTCGCCGGTGCGCTCGGCATGCCCCTCGAGGAGGTTCTCGCCAACAAGGAGGACATCGCCCGGGCCCAGGTCCTCTCCCTGGAGGCCGGCGAGGAGCAGGGCTCCTTCGCCGAGGTCCTCCCGTCGCGGACCCCGACCCCCGAGCAGGCGCTCGAGCACGACGAGCTGCTGAGCTACCTCGGTGACGCCGTGGCCGAGCTCCCCGCGAAGCTGCGCATCGTCGTCGAGGGCTACTTCCTCGCAGAGCGCCCGATGGCCGAGCTGGCCGCCGAGCTCGGCGTGAGCGAGTCCAGGGTCTCCCAGCTGCGTGCCGAGGCCATGGTCCTGCTGCGCGACGGCATCAACTCCCAGCTCGACCCGCACCTCGTGCAGCGTCACGAGCGCCCGGAGGGCGTCGCCGCCCGCCGCCGCGAGGCCTACTACGCGGCCGTCGCCGAGCGCCACGCCGTGGTGCGCCCCGCCGCTGCACGCTTCGCCACCAGCGCCTGA
- the flgN gene encoding flagellar export chaperone FlgN, translated as MEAIERLSLVLWRERELLEDLHFRLEVEQLVLSSGRSTWLAHAARDIDSLLAKIRETEVLRAVAADAAAASVGMADNPSLAALAEAADEPWSTILDEHRQAFVAVTAEITTLADSNRHLVSAGYRSARETLLSLGDSTDGYDAAGTATAEPMRYRLVDRSL; from the coding sequence ATGGAGGCGATCGAGAGGCTCTCCCTGGTGCTCTGGCGTGAGCGCGAGCTCCTGGAGGACCTGCACTTCCGGCTGGAAGTCGAGCAGCTCGTGCTCTCGAGCGGCCGCAGCACGTGGCTGGCGCACGCCGCCCGTGACATCGACAGCCTGCTGGCCAAGATCCGCGAGACCGAGGTCCTGCGCGCCGTTGCCGCCGACGCCGCCGCCGCCTCGGTGGGCATGGCCGACAACCCGAGCCTGGCCGCGCTGGCCGAGGCCGCGGACGAGCCGTGGTCCACGATCCTCGACGAGCACCGTCAGGCGTTCGTGGCGGTGACCGCCGAGATCACCACGCTGGCCGACTCCAACCGCCACCTCGTCTCGGCGGGCTACCGCTCCGCCCGCGAGACCCTGCTCTCCCTGGGCGACTCGACCGACGGCTACGACGCCGCCGGCACCGCCACCGCGGAGCCGATGCGCTACCGCCTCGTGGACCGGAGCCTGTGA
- the flgK gene encoding flagellar hook-associated protein FlgK, whose translation MTGTFSSVSSALSALRYNQVVMDVASGNIANVATDGYARRRVIGESVGAPDKPAMWSRYDGHGDGVRVGSLDRMVDPLLDLRARREHGNQSFLDTRAASLARIETGLGEPAGEGISAAIAEFGASLHDLSNHPDTSSVRTQVLANAQGLADAVAVQRRNIEAEEGDQRMALLADIDETNALAKDLAATNEAINAARLSGTDASALLDARDSMALRLADLTGGTAKENGKGGLDVTVGGVDLVTGNKAGRIDVASGVAPDGTADGGPLVLTATAPGGSPTAVTGLRGEIGGEVTLLTVTLPGLRADLQGFAQQLADSVNAAHQAGFDAAGAAGVPLFGVDPAAPGGPLVLLVSDPQALAASGIGGGPNRDGGNAKALATSLSGPERAYQQLVTGFGVAVASTRQQAATQQNLTTQVDGAREQLSGVNLDEEMVTMMQAQRSYEAAARVMTTLDSVLDTLINRTGLVR comes from the coding sequence GTGACCGGCACCTTCAGCTCGGTCTCCTCGGCCCTGAGCGCGCTGCGCTACAACCAGGTCGTGATGGACGTCGCGAGCGGCAACATCGCCAACGTCGCCACCGACGGGTACGCCCGCCGCCGAGTCATCGGCGAGTCCGTCGGCGCACCCGACAAGCCCGCCATGTGGAGTCGCTACGACGGCCACGGCGACGGCGTCCGCGTCGGCTCCCTCGACCGGATGGTCGACCCGCTGCTCGACCTGCGGGCACGTCGCGAGCACGGCAACCAGAGCTTCCTCGACACGCGGGCCGCCTCCCTCGCCCGGATCGAGACCGGCCTCGGCGAGCCCGCCGGCGAAGGCATCTCCGCTGCCATCGCCGAGTTCGGCGCCTCCCTGCACGACCTCTCCAACCACCCCGACACCAGCTCGGTGCGCACCCAGGTGCTCGCCAACGCCCAGGGCCTCGCCGACGCGGTCGCGGTCCAGCGCCGCAACATCGAGGCTGAGGAGGGCGACCAGCGGATGGCGCTGCTCGCCGACATCGACGAGACCAACGCCCTCGCCAAGGACCTCGCCGCGACCAACGAGGCGATCAACGCCGCACGCCTCTCCGGCACGGATGCCTCGGCATTGCTCGACGCCCGGGACTCGATGGCCCTGCGCCTGGCCGACCTCACCGGCGGCACCGCCAAGGAGAACGGCAAGGGCGGCCTCGACGTGACCGTCGGTGGCGTCGACCTGGTGACGGGCAACAAGGCCGGACGCATCGACGTGGCGTCCGGGGTCGCGCCCGACGGCACCGCCGATGGCGGCCCCCTCGTGCTCACCGCCACCGCCCCCGGTGGTTCGCCCACCGCGGTCACCGGCCTGCGCGGCGAGATCGGCGGCGAGGTCACGCTGCTCACCGTCACCCTGCCCGGTCTGCGCGCCGACCTCCAGGGCTTCGCGCAGCAGCTCGCCGACAGTGTCAACGCCGCCCACCAGGCCGGTTTCGACGCCGCTGGTGCGGCTGGCGTACCCCTCTTCGGCGTCGACCCGGCCGCTCCGGGTGGACCGCTGGTGCTGCTGGTCTCCGACCCGCAGGCGCTGGCGGCCTCCGGCATCGGCGGCGGCCCCAACCGTGACGGTGGCAACGCCAAGGCCCTGGCCACCTCGCTCTCAGGACCCGAACGCGCCTATCAGCAGCTGGTCACCGGGTTCGGTGTCGCCGTGGCGTCCACCCGCCAGCAGGCGGCGACCCAGCAGAACCTGACCACCCAGGTCGACGGCGCCCGTGAGCAGCTCTCCGGGGTGAACCTCGACGAGGAGATGGTGACCATGATGCAGGCCCAGCGGAGCTACGAGGCTGCCGCGCGCGTGATGACCACGCTCGACTCGGTGCTCGACACCCTGATCAACCGGACCGGGCTGGTGCGCTGA
- the flgL gene encoding flagellar hook-associated protein FlgL has product MNVNRVTQSMLGDRSMANLQSGLKRLADLQEHLSTGRVLNRPSDNPADAGSAMRLRSSLRAEQQHARNADDGLGWLNTIDSSLQTAGDSVRRARELALQGANAAGGPQAREALATEVDQIRAGLLSTANTTYLGRPVFGGTTMGNVAFTDNAGVVTFTGDSNPVNRTVADGVVVNVAQEGTAAFGTDADNVFAHLSALSAALRAGDTAGISTGIDALAADEKQVVVARADIGARTVRVEQATTRAGDSELSLTNALAEIENADLPRTVVDLKMQEVAYQASLAATARVLQPSLVDFLR; this is encoded by the coding sequence ATGAACGTCAACCGCGTGACCCAGTCGATGCTCGGGGACCGGTCGATGGCCAACCTCCAGAGTGGTCTCAAGCGTCTCGCCGACCTCCAGGAGCACCTCTCGACCGGGCGGGTCCTCAACCGCCCCTCCGACAACCCGGCCGACGCCGGCTCCGCCATGCGGCTGCGGTCGTCGCTGCGCGCAGAGCAGCAGCACGCCCGCAACGCCGACGACGGCCTCGGCTGGCTCAACACGATCGACTCGTCACTGCAGACCGCGGGCGACTCCGTACGACGTGCGCGTGAGCTCGCGCTGCAGGGCGCCAACGCCGCCGGCGGGCCCCAGGCTCGCGAGGCGCTCGCCACCGAGGTCGACCAGATCCGCGCCGGACTGCTGTCCACGGCCAACACCACCTACCTGGGGCGGCCCGTGTTCGGCGGCACGACGATGGGCAACGTGGCCTTCACCGACAACGCGGGGGTCGTCACGTTCACCGGCGACTCCAACCCGGTCAACCGCACCGTGGCGGACGGCGTCGTCGTCAACGTCGCCCAGGAGGGGACGGCCGCGTTCGGCACCGACGCCGACAACGTGTTCGCGCACCTCAGCGCCCTCTCGGCGGCACTCCGCGCCGGTGACACCGCCGGTATCTCCACCGGGATCGACGCCCTCGCGGCCGACGAGAAGCAGGTCGTCGTCGCCCGGGCCGACATCGGCGCACGCACCGTGCGCGTCGAGCAGGCCACCACGCGCGCGGGCGATTCCGAGCTGTCCCTCACCAATGCGTTGGCCGAGATCGAGAACGCCGACCTGCCGCGTACCGTGGTCGACCTGAAGATGCAGGAGGTGGCCTACCAGGCCTCCCTCGCAGCGACAGCGCGTGTGCTGCAGCCGAGCCTGGTGGACTTCCTGCGATGA
- the fliW gene encoding flagellar assembly protein FliW yields the protein MIATMHRPTRSVMQEIPVIELVQPMPGFPDLARFALVQVDDAGVLCSLTSLDQPGLRFLVVPPAAFFPDYTPEVEEAVLSELGSESVDDLVVLCVLTAGESLATTTANLAAPVVVDTANHRAVQVVLDDPALSVATPLIA from the coding sequence ATGATCGCCACGATGCACAGACCCACCAGGAGCGTCATGCAGGAGATCCCCGTCATCGAGCTGGTGCAGCCCATGCCCGGCTTCCCCGACCTGGCCCGCTTCGCCCTTGTCCAGGTCGACGACGCCGGCGTCCTGTGCAGCCTCACCTCGCTCGACCAGCCCGGCCTGCGCTTCCTCGTCGTACCCCCTGCGGCGTTCTTCCCCGACTACACCCCCGAGGTCGAGGAGGCGGTGCTCAGCGAGCTCGGCTCCGAGTCGGTCGACGACCTGGTCGTCCTCTGCGTCCTCACCGCCGGGGAGTCCCTGGCGACGACCACGGCCAACCTCGCAGCCCCCGTCGTGGTCGACACCGCGAACCACCGTGCCGTCCAGGTCGTGCTCGACGACCCGGCACTCTCGGTCGCCACGCCGCTCATCGCGTGA
- the csrA gene encoding carbon storage regulator CsrA, which yields MLVLSRRAGESVVIGDDVTISVLEVRGDVVRIGIDAPRSVAVHRAELLAQLEQSNKEAASPSTNAVDSLLEALRSRNGSADS from the coding sequence ATGCTGGTCTTGAGTCGCCGCGCAGGCGAGAGTGTCGTGATCGGTGACGACGTGACCATCTCGGTGCTCGAGGTGCGTGGCGACGTCGTCCGCATCGGCATCGACGCACCACGGTCAGTGGCGGTCCACCGCGCCGAGCTGCTCGCGCAGCTCGAGCAGTCCAACAAGGAGGCCGCCTCGCCGAGCACCAACGCCGTCGACTCGCTCCTCGAGGCCCTCCGCAGCCGGAACGGCTCCGCCGACTCCTGA